In the Gossypium arboreum isolate Shixiya-1 chromosome 10, ASM2569848v2, whole genome shotgun sequence genome, one interval contains:
- the LOC108489101 gene encoding ADP,ATP carrier protein 1, chloroplastic, with protein MEAVLQTRGLLSLPPHPTRVRSLLNPSQGLKQRLFASKPLGLNGLSLSYKRVPSVVAKPNGLSPKEKSFICKAEAAAEADGQPLFGETPTPKFLGIELVTLKKIIPLGLMFFCILFNYTILRDTKDVLVVTAKGSSAEIIPFLKTWVNLPMAVGFMLLYTKLANVLSKKALFYTVILPFIAFFGAFGFLLYPLSNHIHPEAVADKLLAVLGPRFLGPLAIMRIWSFCLFYVMAELWGSVVISVLFWGFANQITTVEEAKRFYPLFGLGANIALIFSGRTVKYFSNLRQNLGPGVDGWAISLKGMMSIVVLMGLAICFLYWWVNKFVPLPTRSKKKKEKPKMGTMESLKFLLSSKYIRDLATLVVAYGISINLVEVTWKSKLKAQFPSPNEYSSFMGDFSTATGIATFTMMLLSQFIFDKYGWGVAAGITPTVLLLSGVGFFSLILFGGPLGPTLAKFGMTPLLAAVYVGALQNIFSKSAKYSLFDPCKEMAYIPLDEDTKVKGKAAIDVVCNPLGKSGGALIQQFMILTFGSLANSTPYLGGILLVIVLAWLSAAKSLDTQFTELRREEELEKEMERAAVKIPVMSESGNGSLASGSAETAETSETSTSSNI; from the exons ATGGAAGCTGTTTTACAAACCAGAGGGCTACTTTCATTGCCACCTCATCCAACCAGAGTCCGAAGCCTTTTGAACCCATCACAAGGCTTAAAGCAGAGGCTTTTTGCCTCAAAACCCTTAGGCCTTAATGGGTTATCTCTTTCTTATAAAAGAGTTCCAAGCGTCGTAGCAAAACCAAATGGTTTATCCCCTAAAGAAAAGAGCTTTATTTGCAAGGCTGAGGCTGCTGCTGAAGCTGATGGGCAGCCTTTGTTCGGTGAAACCCCGACGCCAAAATTCTTGGGGATTGAGCTTGTGACTCTTAAGAAGATTATCCCACTTGGGTTAATGTTCTTTTGCATCCTTTTCAATTACACAATCCTTAGGGATACAAAAGATGTGTTGGTCGTGACAGCTAAAGGAAGCAGTGCAGAGATTATACCATTTTTAAAGACATGGGTTAATTTGCCTATGGCTGTTGGGTTCATGTTGTTATACACAAAGTTGGCTAATGTGTTGTCAAAGAAGGCTCTTTTCTACACTGTTAttcttccttttatagccttttttGGTGCATTTGGGTTTCTATTGTATCCTCTCAGCAATCACATCCACCCTGAAGCAGTTGCTGATAAGCTTCTTGCGGTGCTTGGACCCAGATTTCTTGGTCCTCTTGCTATTATGAGGATATGGAGTTTCTGTTTGTTCTATGTCATGGCTGAACTTTGGGGCAGCGTCGTCATTTCTGTTTTATTTTGGGGGTTTGCCAATCAG ATAACTACTGTAGAGGAAGCAAAAAGATTCTATCCTCTGTTCGGTCTTGGAGCCAATATAGCCCTCATTTTCTCTGGTAGAACTGTTAAGTACTTTTCCAATTTGAGGCAAAATTTGGGTCCTGGAGTTGATGGTTGGGCCATCTCCTTGAAGGGAATGATGAGCATTGTGGTGCTAATGGGGCTTGCCATCTGTTTCCTCTACTGGTGGGTGAATAAGTTTGTTCCTCTTCCCACACGTAGCAAGAAGAAGAAG GAAAAACCTAAAATGGGAACAATGGAGAGCTTGAAATTCTTGCTGTCTTCAAAGTACATTAGGGATCTTGCCACTTTGGTGGTTGCATATGGTATCAGCATCAACCTTGTTGAAGTTACCTGGAAATCAAAGCTTAAAGCTCAG TTTCCAAGCCCGAATGAATACTCCTCTTTCATGGGTGATTTCTCAACTGCCACTGGAATTGCGACATTCACTATGATGCTACTAAGTCAATTTATATTTGACAAATATGGATGGGGAGTAGCTGCTGGAATTACACCCACTGTCCTACTTCTGTCTGGAGTTGGTTTCTTTTCCTTGATACTATTTGGTGGTCCTCTTGGACCAACTCTTGCAAAGTTCGGCATGACTCCTCTTCTTGCAGCTGTATATGTGGGTGCCCTGCAGAACATTTTCAGCAAGAGTGCAAAGTACAGTTTATTCGATCCTTGTAAAGAAATGGCTTATATTCCTTTGGATGAGGACACCAAG GTTAAAGGGAAGGCAGCCATTGATGTTGTATGCAATCCACTGGGAAAATCAGGGGGTGCTTTGATTCAACAGTTTATGATCTTGACCTTTGGATCACTTGCGAATTCAACCCCATACCTTGGAGGGATACTTCTGGTGATTGTTCTTGCATGGCTATCCGCAGCCAAGTCTTTGGATACACAATTCACAGAATTGCGTAGGGAAGAAGAACTCGAGAAAGAGATGGAAAGAGCAGCTGTTAAGATCCCTGTCATGTCTGAAAGCGGAAACGGCTCTCTTGCAAGCGGTTCTGCAGAAACAGCAGAAACATCAGAAACATCAACTTCAAGCAATatctaa
- the LOC108489102 gene encoding root phototropism protein 3-like, with translation MMNKLALPESSTFPGKPMPPTAECWFDDACILDMDYFVKTISGIKAKGVRPDLVGSIIAHYASKWLPDLSGNDTEKGPMSLQESSPESVTVSWMKKRFFVETLVGILPPERDSIPCNFLLRLLRTANMVGVEPSYKAELEKRISWQLDQASLKELMIPSFSHTCGTLLDVELVIRLVKRFASLDEGTRSGIAVVKVAKLVDSYLAEAALDTNLSLEDFIALGAALPSHARAMDDGLYRAIDTYLKAHPGVSKQDRKVLCRLIDSRKLSPEASLHAAQNERLPVRAVIQVLFCEQSKLNRHVDWSGSFNGTRSPNPAGLEAPVRCMSKREMNAQQMEIKKLKEELLRVQSQCVAMQMQMEKLVDKKKGFFRWKKLGIMPSLKSSVSVFEKIEEEREANFGRQTPIDIKSKPVRPPKWRKSMS, from the exons ATGATGAATAAGCTAGCCTTGCCAGAGTCCAGCACTTTCCCAGGAAAGCCAATGCCACCCACAGCTGAATGCTGGTTTGATGATGCATGCATCCTTGACATGGACTACTTTGTGAAGACCATCTCAGGCATAAAGGCCAAGGGTGTTCGTCCCGACTTAGTAGGCTCAATCATAGCACATTATGCATCGAAATGGCTACCTGATCTATCCGGCAATGACACCGAAAAGGGTCCTATGAGCCTCCAAGAGTCATCGCCGGAGAGTGTCACGGTTTCATGGATGAAAAAGAGGTTCTTTGTTGAAACCTTGGTGGGAATCTTGCCACCTGAGAGAGATTCCATCCCCTGCAACTTCCTCCTACGCCTTCTCCGAACGGCCAACATGGTTGGGGTGGAGCCTTCCTACAAAGCAGAGCTGGAGAAAAGAATTTCGTGGCAGCTTGACCAAGCATCATTGAAAGAACTCATGATTCCATCGTTTAGTCACACTTGTGGTACTCTGCTAGACGTTGAGCTTGTTATAAGGCTGGTTAAGAGATTTGCTAGCCTTGATGAAGGCACTAGAAGCGGCATTGCGGTGGTTAAAGTAGCTAAGCTTGTGGATAGCTACTTGGCAGAAGCAGCTTTGGATACCAATCTGAGTTTGGAGGACTTTATTGCACTTGGTGCTGCTCTTCCTAGCCATGCCCGAGCCATGGATGATGGCCTCTACCGTGCCATTGACACTTATCTCAAA GCACATCCAGGTGTTTCAAAGCAAGATAGGAAGGTTCTATGCAGATTGATAGACAGTCGAAAGCTGTCACCAGAAGCATCCCTACACGCTGCACAAAACGAACGTTTGCCAGTTCGGGCGGTGATTCAAGTGTTGTTCTGCGAGCAAAGCAAGCTCAACCGACATGTTGATTGGAGTGGGTCGTTCAACGGAACCCGGAGTCCGAACCCGGCAGGACTCGAAGCCCCGGTTCGGTGCATGTCGAAACGTGAAATGAACGCTCAACAAATGGAGATAAAGAAGCTGAAGGAAGAGCTGCTCAGGGTCCAAAGCCAATGCGTAGCGATGCAAATGCAAATGGAGAAACTAGTGGATAAGAAGAAAGGGTTTTTCAGGTGGAAGAAGCTGGGGATAATGCCGTCGCTGAAGAGCAGCGTGAGTGTATTTGAGAAGATTGAAGAAGAAAGAGAGGCTAACTTTGGGAGGCAAACCCCCATTGATATCAAATCTAAGCCTGTTCGTCCTCCCAAGTGGAGAAAATCCATGTCTTGA